Genomic window (Zingiber officinale cultivar Zhangliang chromosome 2B, Zo_v1.1, whole genome shotgun sequence):
CGGGCTTCGACGATATGAGCTCGACCAGCATGACGCCGAAGCTGTAGACGTCGCTCTTGCTGGTGAGCTGGTAGCACCGGTGGTACTCGGGGTCCAAGTACCCCGGCGTTCCCTGCGGAGCCGTCGAGACGTGCGTCGCGTCCTCGGGGAAGAGCCTCGACAGCCCGAAATCGGCGACCTTGACGCGGAAGCTGCCGTCGAGCAGGACGTTGCAGGTCTTGACGTCGCGGTGGATGATCGGAGGGTTGACGGCGTGGAGGTACGCGAGGGCGTCCGCCGTCTCGATCGCGATGCCCAGGCGCACAGGCCACGTGAGGACTCCCTCGCCGGCGCGGCGGCCGTGCAGGTGATCCGCCACCGTCCCGTTCGGCACGAACTCGTACGCCAGCAGGAGCCCCCGGCTGCGGGGCGACGTGCAGCCGTAAAGGCTGACGAGGTTCTGGTGCCGGAGCCGCGACAGGATCTCGATCTCGTTCACGAACTGCTCCAGCCGCCGGCAGTTGTTCTCGTAGAGCCGCTTGACGGCGATGGTGCGTCCATCTCGAAGCTTCCCTGCAGACACCAAGCCATTTGAGCGAGCGAGCGTGCGTGCGACCAGTCAAATCGTTCGTTCTCAAACTTCACTACCTTTGTAGACAGTGCCGAAGCCTCCATCGCCGAGCTCATTCGAGGGATCGAATCGGTTCGTCGCCTGCAGCAGCTCGTCGTAGGAGAAGAGATGGGTCTGTAGACGAGCAGCGTTGAGCTCAGAATCCTTCAGATTCGGCTTAAAAGAGGCATTTCGATCGAGAAATTTGGAGGATGGGGAATGCATTCTGTTCCTCTTCCGCTTCAAGCACAGAAAACAAGCGCAGAGTAGCACCAAAACGCCGGCTGCCGCCACAGAACCTGCTCGCCGTGGAGATGTAAGAATACACAGAATTGCAGAAATTCTGTTCCAGCATCACTGGAAGAGATCTTACCGATTACAATCTTCACCCTCCTGTGACCAGATCTTCCTGCAGTAGCAATTAGGAATTTTCTGAGAAAGCTATTCGTAAATAGTGTCGACGAAAGTCAGAATTATCCCCTGAAGAAGATCGCGTTGACTTTTCTGATTTGTGGTATTCCGGTGAATCTAAAGAAGATCGTACCTTTAGAGCACCTCGGAAATCCTGATCCATAGGAGCAGAAACAGGTGTTGTTGTTGGTCGGAGAGCTGCCGTCGAACCCGCACAGGCCGCCTGAGTTAATGCAATCGCTGCACCACCCCCTCCCCGCCGTCCAACTCACCGAGAACCCATCGGCCACCGCGTTACTGAAGTTCAGCTCCCCCATCGCCAGCCTGTCCGCCGCCCCCTGGTGCATCGGCACCACCACGGTCGAGTTGCACGGGATCCCCGCCGACACGCCCTCTCTGAGCGTGTAGTATCCCCGGCGTCCGGCGGCGGCGCCACTCGAGCAATTGATCGGATCGAGCCCCGCCGGGACGGCATCGCAGTCGGAGAACACCGTGGCGTTACGATCGCGATCGCTGCAGCCGTACAGGTGCGAGGCGATGCTGGCGTTCTCGGTCGGCACAGGGCAGTCCATCGACAAGAGATCTCGGTCAACCACGTCGATCAGGTGGTTCACATAGTCCACGTTCTTCACCTGGTAGCTCTTGCCGTTGATGTTGATCATGATGCAAGACTTCTCCTTGTCGCACCAGAGGAAGTACCCCGGGTAGCCGCAGTAGTTGGGATGCCCATCGACGTGAAACGGATAGCTGACGTTGAACTTCTTATGGCCGCAGGGATACAAGAAAGGAGCACAATCCGCATACCTGTAGTAGGAAGAAGACGCCATGGACGACAACAGACTGAAGATCAATACAAGGATCACTGCAGCAGGAGACTCCATCGACTTCAATTTTTCCGGCGAAACACAAAGCTGCAAAAGCAGACGAGACGAGACGAGACGAGACGAGACGAGACGAGCTTCCCCTGTTTAGACTGGGATTTTATTG
Coding sequences:
- the LOC122046687 gene encoding LEAF RUST 10 DISEASE-RESISTANCE LOCUS RECEPTOR-LIKE PROTEIN KINASE-like 1.2 — encoded protein: MESPAAVILVLIFSLLSSMASSSYYRYADCAPFLYPCGHKKFNVSYPFHVDGHPNYCGYPGYFLWCDKEKSCIMININGKSYQVKNVDYVNHLIDVVDRDLLSMDCPVPTENASIASHLYGCSDRDRNATVFSDCDAVPAGLDPINCSSGAAAGRRGYYTLREGVSAGIPCNSTVVVPMHQGAADRLAMGELNFSNAVADGFSVSWTAGRGWCSDCINSGGLCGFDGSSPTNNNTCFCSYGSGFPRCSKGRSGHRRVKIVIGSVAAAGVLVLLCACFLCLKRKRNRMHSPSSKFLDRNASFKPNLKDSELNAARLQTHLFSYDELLQATNRFDPSNELGDGGFGTVYKGKLRDGRTIAVKRLYENNCRRLEQFVNEIEILSRLRHQNLVSLYGCTSPRSRGLLLAYEFVPNGTVADHLHGRRAGEGVLTWPVRLGIAIETADALAYLHAVNPPIIHRDVKTCNVLLDGSFRVKVADFGLSRLFPEDATHVSTAPQGTPGYLDPEYHRCYQLTSKSDVYSFGVMLVELISSKPAVDMARDRSEINLSSMAVARIQNGDLEQLVDAGLGYRSDQATRKMIAMVAEVAFRCLQADGNMRPSIKEVLDELRAIEIEGRRKVAKSGDDDDVSSNKGAPTSPDTVMNKWISGTTISNASEHRTQSSTNVI